In the Dendrosporobacter quercicolus genome, AGTATTTTTTGCAGCTGCAGCCGAAAATTTTTACGGTAAGTTGCTGGCAAATGATCAACCATACCGGAAAAGCTCCGGTGTTTTATCTAATTGAAAAAGTAAGGAGCTGAAATTGAGTGAAGGCTATCCGTCATGCTAATATTAAGGAAATCATTGAACACAGTGTGATTGAAACGCAGGAGGATCTGGCCGAGGCATTGCGCAAAAAGAGCATTGAAGTTACCCAGGCCACTGTATCCCGGGATATCAAAGAGTTAATGCTGATTAAGGTACCGACCGGCGATGGACGGTATCGTTATGCTTTCCCTATGGAAAAAAACGTTGTTTTTTCTCAATCCCGGATGGACCGCATGTTTAGGGATTCGGTCATCGGCCTGGATTCGAGTGAAAATATCGTGGTGATTAAAACACTGCCCGGTACGGCCCAGGCGGTGGCTTCCACCATTGATTACGCCAAATGGCCTGAAATTATCGGTACTGTCGCCGGTGATGATAACATTTTAGTGGTGGTAAAACCAACCGAGGCCGCCCCGCGGATTATAGCGAAGTTTCAGGCGCTAATTCAGTAAGCTGGGAGCGAATATTGTGCTAAAAACGCTAACTGTTTTGAACTTTGCATTGATAGAACAGGCTATCGTTGATTTTACCGCAGGACTCAATATTCTTACAGGCGAAACCGGCGCCGGAA is a window encoding:
- the argR gene encoding arginine repressor translates to MKAIRHANIKEIIEHSVIETQEDLAEALRKKSIEVTQATVSRDIKELMLIKVPTGDGRYRYAFPMEKNVVFSQSRMDRMFRDSVIGLDSSENIVVIKTLPGTAQAVASTIDYAKWPEIIGTVAGDDNILVVVKPTEAAPRIIAKFQALIQ